The window GGAAGCTCTGTTGGAGCACAGCTATAAAATATCATCCCATGTCGGATGTATATATTTTTCTTCCGTGCTCATAACAAAGCTTCCCGTTTTGATCGGTATTTTTAGTTTATCGCTTCAAAAACATATCGTTCTTCGTTTGTATTAAAGCTGTAATTATAAGATTTTAAGCCTTCTACAGTAATTTCCTGTTTGCTCGGACCATAGGTAGTAGTAACACTCCTATAAATAATACCGGGCCTCGTTTTAGTAAACGAAGATTCGACGATATGGGTTCCCGGTGTAACATAAAATCCGTTTGAAAGTTTTTCTGTAAAAAATAGCGGGCGCTCTCCGTCAACACTGTTGACGGATATTTGCCGGGCAGCACTTGCCAGATAACCGGTTACCGAACTTGTTTTACCGATATACACTTTTACGGCATTGGGATGTTCATTCAGCCAGTTTGTAACCCGTTTCTTCTCATTCTTTGTTTTAAAGATTGCAAAGGCAAAATAAGCAATTAAACCTATCGGGATAATGATAAAATAATAGATATTCGAAAAACTTGCATTACTCATGATTGTGTCCATATGTTTGCTCCTTTATGGTTTTCAGCTTAGCCGTTTTATCAGCTGTTGTGTTTTTCCGTTGTATTTTCGGTATCGAGCTTGGCTACGGAATCTCCGGTAATACCTAAGTTCTCCAAAAGCTCATTAAAATGAGAAATACCGATAAGTTCGCAATCAACCAGCACTTCCTCTTCTCCCGGTCTCGTAAGATACAGTGAACATTCCGTATCGCTTCCGGCAGAAGATCGTCCGTATGTCGAGGTAACGATTTTAGCCCTGACAGCTGTTGTCGCAATATCATATATGTCCGTTTTTTTACCTTTTTTTATGGTCAGCGTTTTATCATCAACCTCTATCGTAATGATATTATTGATAATTACAAGCCAAACATACCCTGCCAAAATGGCAATAAAAACAAGCGCTCTTACTATATTGCTTGGTATAAAAAAACCGACAATAAAGCTTACAATTACGGCAAGAGCTAATCCCATAGCAGCATTTACAAGGACTCTGTAAATCCTTGTCTTATAGGTGTGTTTCATATAAACTCCTAAAAATAAAAATATTTTGTAATTATAATTATTTACCGGCTTTTGTCAATCTTTTTTTAAGATGACATCCTTATTTTTTTAAGATAAAATCTCCACAATAAAATCTTCATGCACTCTTGCATAGCTTTTGCATTTTAACTATAATATTTAATTATGGAAAAAATGCAAAGAACCGTAACCTGCGGCGGCTTAAATAAGGATTTTGCAGGAAAAACTGTTGTTTTAAACGGCTGGATTCACCGAAAAAGGGATCACGGCGGTATTACTTTTTTAAATTTACGCGACCGTTACGGTTTGACTCAGGTAGTTGTGGACGATGATGCAAGCGAAGACTTAAAAGCCCTTGCAGTAAGCCTCAAGCAGGAATTCTGTATTGCCGTTGAGGGGCTTGTAAGACCCCGCCCCGATTCTATGATAAACAAAGAAATGGCAACGGGAGAAATCGAAGTTAAGGCCTTAAAGATTGAAGTGCTTTCAAAAAGCGAGGTGCTTCCTTTTCAGATTGACGAAAAAACAAATGCAAACGAAGATTTACGGCTTAAATACAGGTATTTGGACTTACGCTCAAAGGCTATGCAGGAACACATTATGTTGCGCTCCAAGTTTACCTTTGCTGTCCGCGAATTTTTAACTTCAAAAGATTTTTTGGAAATTGAAACCCCGACATTTATTAAGTCCACGCCGGAAGGAGCCCGCGACTATCTGGTTCCCTCCCGCCTTTATCCGGGAAAATTCTATGCCCTACCCCAATCTCCGCAGATTTATAAGCAGATTTTAATGGTCTCCGGCTTTGATAAATATTTTCAGATTGCGCGCTGCTACCGCGACGAGGATGCCCGAGGCGACAGACAGCCCGAGTTCACTCAAATCGACCTTGAAATGAGCTTTGCTTCCCGCGAAGATGTTTTAAGCTTAACCGAAGGAATGATGCAGTATGCTTTTAAAAAGAGCATAAATGTAGACCTTCCTAAAACATTTGAACGCATAAGCTACGATGAAGCTATCGATATTTACGGCACTGATAAGCCCGATCTCCGTTTTGAAATGAAGATGCAGGATGCAGCCTTTATGGCCGAAATCGGAAACTTTGCAGTTTTCAAAGATGCCGTTTCTTTAGGCGGAGCCGTCAAGGCCTTGGTTGTAAAAGGACAGGCGGAAGCCTATAGCCGAAAAAAAATTGAAGAGCTTGAAGCCGCAGCCAAAATATACAAGGCTAAGGGCTTGGCTTGGATTAAGGTAACGGAAGGCGGTGCAAAGCTTGAAGGCGGTGTTTCCAAATTCTTTGAAGGAAAGGAAGCGGAAATTTGCTCAAAACTCGGAGCCGAAAAAGGCGACTTAATTCTTTTTGTAGCCGATAAGTACAAGATTGCCTGCACGGCCTTGGGCGCCGTCAGAAGCAAACTCGGAAAGGACTTAGGTCTTTTAAACCCTGCCGAATTTAAATTTGCTTGGATTGTGGACTTCCCCCTCTTTGAATGGAATGAGGAAGAAAACAAATGGGACCCGGCTCATCACATGTTCTCGGCTCCTCAAGAAAAATATATTGCAACAATGGAAGAAAATCCCGAACCCGTAAAAGGCGATCTTTACGACCTGGTCTTAAACGGATATGAGGTAGCCTCGGGCTCCATAAGAATCCATAATCCCGAACTGCAAAAGCGTATCTTTAAGATTGTCGGCTTTGACGAAAGCGAGGCGGAAAAGAAGTTCGGCTTTTTAACGGAAGCCTTTAAATACGGTGCCCCGCCCCACGGCGGCATTGCTCCGGGGCTTGACCGCATAGTGATGATTATGGCAGGCGAAACATCGATAAAAGAAGTAATCGCCTTCCCGAAAAACTCTTTTGCAGTAAGCCCTATGGACGACAGCCCCAGC of the Treponema denticola ATCC 35405 genome contains:
- the aspS gene encoding aspartate--tRNA ligase, with translation MQRTVTCGGLNKDFAGKTVVLNGWIHRKRDHGGITFLNLRDRYGLTQVVVDDDASEDLKALAVSLKQEFCIAVEGLVRPRPDSMINKEMATGEIEVKALKIEVLSKSEVLPFQIDEKTNANEDLRLKYRYLDLRSKAMQEHIMLRSKFTFAVREFLTSKDFLEIETPTFIKSTPEGARDYLVPSRLYPGKFYALPQSPQIYKQILMVSGFDKYFQIARCYRDEDARGDRQPEFTQIDLEMSFASREDVLSLTEGMMQYAFKKSINVDLPKTFERISYDEAIDIYGTDKPDLRFEMKMQDAAFMAEIGNFAVFKDAVSLGGAVKALVVKGQAEAYSRKKIEELEAAAKIYKAKGLAWIKVTEGGAKLEGGVSKFFEGKEAEICSKLGAEKGDLILFVADKYKIACTALGAVRSKLGKDLGLLNPAEFKFAWIVDFPLFEWNEEENKWDPAHHMFSAPQEKYIATMEENPEPVKGDLYDLVLNGYEVASGSIRIHNPELQKRIFKIVGFDESEAEKKFGFLTEAFKYGAPPHGGIAPGLDRIVMIMAGETSIKEVIAFPKNSFAVSPMDDSPSEVDQKQLDELHLVIKE